A part of Fundulus heteroclitus isolate FHET01 chromosome 23, MU-UCD_Fhet_4.1, whole genome shotgun sequence genomic DNA contains:
- the ndufa1 gene encoding NADH dehydrogenase [ubiquinone] 1 alpha subcomplex subunit 1: MWYEILPGLGLMSAFLILPGIVTTQCHRITNGGKEKRIARVPWQWYLMERDSRVSGTGQYFNSKGLENIK; this comes from the exons ATGTGGTATGAGATCCTCCCCGGCCTCGGCCTCATGAGCGCCTTCCTGATTCTCCCGGGCATTGTGACCACGCAATGCCACAGGATCACCAACGGAGGAAAG GAGAAAAGGATCGCCCGGGTTCCGTGGCAGTGGTACCTGATGGAGAGGGACAGCAGAGTGTCCGGAACGGGCCAATACTTTAACTCCAAG GGACTCGAGAACATCAAATAA
- the zbtb33 gene encoding transcriptional regulator Kaiso, whose product MPGLKLISATDTQYSAAILKSLNEQRNNGLFCDITIIIQDKKFRAHKTILSASSTYFHQLFSVTGQVVELNFIKPEIFEHILNYIYSSKIVRVRSDMLEDLIKAGKILGVKFIANLHSPLSQVKGLLDLSQEAENKDASSEIMPVITESFSISAEEFNQTKTCNEDDSDDVVFVSSTESQSRAAARAADPSEIIDLDNVESEGGEPKPSEESGGVAAHGENAAAAVPRANGSKSPSAGGAANSPLHTPDSAASKTPAASGSATPEPAAASQPSENSEKLVVHKKQVAVSSQHGDSKIRLLDFSENSGLSANNPTETIEATETVTIDTGARIGSLSSDCKVYANIGEDTYDIVQMKEDPGEGGSKPGKGKRAFMATPTKSFNESPVSPTLGPNKKKSKTELEDHYELIMDGKTFYVCAVCKRPYVCITSLRRHFNTHSWEKKYPCRFCNKVFPLAEYRTKHEVTHTGERRYQCLLCNEMFVNYQVLCYHCKQVHNQDASGKKEKDDGSSNLYRLLPTRTSKKKSWVTDLPDSPRVSEDGSMQEMNSDDAEHGAQGGVLSWDDIFNEPGARMQPDSHSHTQPLSEMSASPQGATEFEYITPETY is encoded by the coding sequence ATGCCGGGCCTAAAGCTGATATCTGCGACCGACACGCAGTACTCGGCAGCTATCCTGAAGTCCCTGAACGAGCAGCGGAACAATGGCTTGTTTTGCGACATCACCATCATCATACAGGACAAGAAATTCAGGGCGCACAAAACGATCCTGTCCGCCTCGAGCACGTACTTCCACCAGCTGTTCTCCGTCACCGGACAAGTGGTCGAGCTCAACTTCATCAAGCCGGAAATCTTCGAGCACATCCTCAACTACATCTACAGCTCCAAGATCGTGCGGGTCCGCTCCGACATGCTCGAGGACCTCATAAAGGCCGGGAAGATACTGGGCGTCAAGTTCATCGCTAACTTGCACTCGCCGCTGTCCCAAGTCAAGGGTCTGCTGGATCTGTCACAGGAGGCGGAAAACAAAGACGCCTCCTCCGAGATCATGCCCGTCATCACGGAGTCCTTCTCCATTTCCGCCGAGGAGTTCAATCAGACTAAGACCTGCAACGAGGACGACTCGGACGACGTCGTGTTTGTCTCAAGCACCGAGTCTCAAAGCAGAGCGGCGGCTCGGGCAGCCGACCCGTCTGAGATCATCGATTTGGACAACGTGGAGTCGGAGGGCGGCGAGCCGAAGCCGAGCGAGGAGTCGGGTGGCGTCGCCGCACACGGAGAGAACGCAGCGGCGGCCGTCCCGAGAGCCAACGGCTCCAAGAGCCCCAGCGCCGGCGGAGCGGCGAACAGTCCTCTACACACGCCGGACAGCGCCGCCAGCAAAACCCCCGCCGCGTCGGGCAGCGCCACCCCGGAGCCCGCCGCCGCTTCCCAGCCGTCCGAAAACAGCGAGAAGTTGGTAGTCCACAAGAAGCAGGTCGCCGTTTCATCCCAGCACGGCGACTCCAAGATAAGGCTCCTGGATTTTTCCGAGAACTCGGGTCTCTCGGCCAACAACCCCACGGAAACCATCGAGGCAACGGAGACGGTGACCATCGACACGGGCGCGCGCATCGGTTCCCTTTCATCGGACTGTAAGGTGTACGCCAACATCGGGGAGGACACCTACGACATCGTCCAAATGAAAGAGGATCCCGGGGAGGGAGGCTCCAAGCCCGGCAAGGGGAAACGGGCGTTCATGGCGACGCCCACGAAAAGCTTTAACGAATCGCCGGTGTCGCCGACGCTCGGCCCGAACAAGAAGAAGAGTAAAACGGAGCTCGAGGATCACTACGAGCTGATCATGGATGGTAAGACTTTCTACGTATGTGCCGTATGTAAGCGCCCGTATGTGTGCATCACGAGCCTGCGCCGCCACTTCAACACCCACTCGTGGGAGAAGAAGTACCCATGTCGCTTCTGCAACAAGGTCTTCCCCCTGGCCGAGTACAGAACTAAACATGAGGTCACCCACACAGGCGAGCGGCGCTACCAGTGTCTGTTGTGTAACGAAATGTTCGTGAATTACCAGGTGCTCTGCTACCACTGCAAGCAGGTCCACAACCAGGACGCCAGCGGGAAGAAGGAGAAGGACGACGGCAGCAGCAACCTGTACCGCCTGCTGCCGACTAGGACGTCCAAGAAGAAGTCGTGGGTGACCGACCTGCCGGACTCGCCCCGCGTGTCCGAGGACGGCAGCATGCAGGAAATGAACTCGGACGACGCGGAGCACGGCGCCCAGGGCGGGGTGTTGAGCTGGGACGACATTTTCAACGAGCCCGGCGCTCGCATGCAGCCGGACTCGCACTCGCACACGCAGCCGCTCTCAGAGATGAGCGCCTCTCCACAGGGAGCCACGGAGTTTGAGTATATCACACCGGAGACCTACTGA
- the LOC105925725 gene encoding NF-kappa-B-activating protein has product MPLSDRSSSDSGRDSRSPRARRPRSRSRSRERSLSPDSFGPKLPKPRNKEREREERERRFKEARNIRRIRIGSPGRSRSRSRSRSRSRERHNNGTDNNHGHWSEQRDGKHGGFKDEYYYQQQRDDVQRQRQEAFIARRLQERERIGELGCPEVWGYSPRVKEPDSDEHTPVEEDKKNSSSESSSEEEKKKKKKKKKKSKKRKTKKHSEDSELESDSEEDVKKKKKKKKSKKSKKSKKKKAKKSRKESSNSSSEESEEDEEEEAGGLLWVEKTAVDENIVGPEAPLTIMSQDDKPLDFGHALLPGEGAAMAEYVKAGKRIPRRGEIGLTSNEIADFEKSGYVMSGSRHRRMEAVRLRKENQIYSADEKRALASFNQEERRKRESKILSSFREMVYRKTKGKEEK; this is encoded by the exons ATGCCTCTGTCTGACCGGTCGAGCTCCGACAGCGGCAGGGACTCCCGGAGCCCCCGGGCCCGGAGACCCCGTTCTCGATCCCGCAGCCGAGAGCGCAGCCTGTCCCCCGACAGCTTCGGGCCCAAACTCCCGAAACCCCGCAACAAAGAGAGGGAGCGAGAGGAGAGGGAGCGTCGGTTCAAAGAGGCCAGAAACATCCGAAGAATCCGCATCGGGAGTCCCGGTCGAAGCCGCTCCAGATCCAGATCCCGTTCCCGGTCCAGGGAGCGCCACAACAACGGTACCGACAACAACCACGGCCACTGGTCAGAGCAGCGGGACGGAAAACACGGCGGCTTCAAAGACGAGTATTATTACCAGCAGCAGAGGGACGACGTTCAGAGGCAAAGACAGGAAGCTTTTATTGCCAG GCGCCTCCAGGAGCGGGAGCGGATCGGGGAACTTGGTTGTCCTGAAGTTTGGGGATATTCTCCAAGAGTGAAAGAACCAGA CTCTGACGAACACACACCAGTTGAAGAAGACaagaaaaacagcagctctgaaTCGAGCTCAGAAG aggagaagaagaagaaaaaaaagaagaagaagaagtcaaagaaaagaaagaccAAGAAGCACTCAGAGGACAGCGAGCTGGAATCGGATTCAGAGG AAGAcgtaaagaagaagaaaaagaagaagaaaagcaagaA GTCTAAGAAgtccaagaagaagaaggcgaAGAAGAGCCGGAAAGAGTCGAGCAACTCCAGCAGCGAAGAGtcggaggaggatgaagaggaagaaGCCGGCGGGCTGTTATGGGTGGAGAAAACCGCCGTTGACGAAAACATCGTTGGCCCGGAGGCGCCGCTCACCATTATGTCACAGGATGACAAACCGCTGGA TTTTGGTCATGCGCTGTTGCCGGGTGAAGGCGCTGCCATGGCGGAGTACGTGAAGGCGGGCAAACGTATCCCCAGAAGAGGAGAGATCGGTCTCACCAGCAACGAGATCGCGGACTTCGAGAAGTCCGGTTACGTCATGAGCGGCAGCAG ACATCGGCGTATGGAGGCTGTGCGTCTGAGAAAGGAGAACCAGATCTACAGCGCGGATGAAAAGCGAGCTCTGGCCTCCTTCAaccaggaggagaggaggaagagggagagCAAGATCCTGTCGAGCTTCAGAGAGATGGTGTACAGAAAAACCAAAGGCAAGGAGGAGAAGTGA